In one window of Nocardia brasiliensis DNA:
- a CDS encoding FAD-dependent oxidoreductase — protein MWHENHRQPVVVVGAGPVGLTAALALRRLGMEVLVLEAEPAGRPRPGSRAIYLMPWTLGRFSEVLPGLGERIGEAGIQVRGGDCYYAGRRIFDFHSPALPAMTRGTSLPQTETEAILYADCVAHGVEFRWDATVQSVHTDPDGVVLTLRDCAKVRAPYVIAADGARSAVRKSLGLRMWGHTDDVPFIIVDVTERPDGSTATAPALFHYRTPELGGRNVMHMPFRGGLRVDLQCKRGDDVAQLSDPAGVREWLPKILDPWYADHIRWISTYRFQQVVAETYTDPHRRVLLAGEAAHLFAPFGGGRGLNSGVIDATDAATAIAKALAAEDGSAAAALIDACATDRRDAGRYNRDAAAAALRLMRASDPLTFATREIAARVAPYFPLAGAWLAMVPPMGRLGMRPGATSIY, from the coding sequence ATGTGGCACGAAAATCACCGGCAGCCGGTTGTCGTCGTCGGAGCGGGCCCGGTCGGCCTGACCGCCGCCCTGGCGCTGCGCCGCCTCGGCATGGAAGTACTCGTACTGGAGGCCGAGCCCGCGGGCCGTCCGCGCCCCGGCAGCCGGGCCATCTACCTGATGCCGTGGACACTGGGCCGATTCAGCGAGGTACTGCCCGGCCTCGGCGAGCGGATCGGCGAGGCGGGCATCCAAGTGCGCGGTGGCGACTGCTACTACGCGGGCAGGCGCATCTTCGACTTCCACTCCCCCGCCCTGCCCGCCATGACACGCGGCACGAGCTTGCCACAAACCGAGACCGAGGCGATCCTGTACGCCGACTGCGTGGCGCACGGCGTCGAATTCCGCTGGGATGCAACGGTTCAGAGCGTGCACACCGACCCCGACGGTGTCGTTCTGACCTTGCGTGACTGCGCGAAAGTGCGCGCGCCCTATGTGATCGCCGCCGACGGCGCACGTTCCGCCGTCCGCAAGAGCCTGGGTCTGCGCATGTGGGGCCATACCGACGACGTGCCGTTCATCATCGTCGACGTCACCGAGCGACCGGACGGATCCACGGCGACCGCACCGGCGCTGTTCCATTACCGCACACCGGAACTGGGCGGCCGCAACGTCATGCACATGCCCTTCCGCGGCGGCCTGCGCGTCGACCTGCAATGCAAGCGCGGCGACGACGTCGCCCAGCTGTCCGACCCGGCGGGCGTGCGCGAATGGCTGCCGAAGATCCTCGACCCGTGGTACGCCGATCACATCCGCTGGATCTCCACCTACCGTTTCCAGCAGGTGGTCGCCGAGACCTACACCGACCCGCACCGCCGCGTCCTGCTCGCCGGTGAGGCCGCCCATTTGTTCGCGCCCTTCGGCGGTGGCCGCGGTTTGAATTCCGGCGTGATCGACGCGACCGACGCGGCCACCGCCATCGCCAAAGCGCTGGCCGCGGAGGACGGTTCGGCCGCCGCGGCACTCATCGATGCGTGCGCGACCGACCGGCGGGACGCGGGGCGCTACAACCGGGACGCGGCGGCCGCCGCGCTCCGGTTGATGCGGGCGAGCGATCCGCTCACCTTCGCCACCCGGGAGATCGCCGCCCGGGTGGCGCCCTACTTCCCGCTGGCCGGCGCCTGGCTGGCCATGGTCCCGCCGATGGGCCGCCTCGGCATGCGCCCCGGCGCTACCTCGATCTACTGA
- a CDS encoding MSCRAMM family protein — MEQIPEPVGAASGRTIFGRVYRDDGHPVPDAALTLIDQRGHQVSRATADSDGNYAIEPPAPGGYVLIVSAHRHQPAAVNVTVVAGGAQHVEVALRGSGELSGVVRTAAREPVAQATITVTDPHGEVVGVAVSAADGGYACKGVQPGTYTLVAVAARMRPTATTLTVPESGRLRFDVELAPMAMLWGTVRAGGRAVYDARITVLDWSGAVVGVAHTDEDGRYAVADLPEGEYTVEARGYPLVTGQVTITGSQVDHDVRLGFDIEEPAQMS, encoded by the coding sequence GTGGAGCAGATTCCGGAGCCGGTCGGCGCCGCGAGCGGCCGCACGATCTTCGGCCGGGTGTACCGCGACGACGGGCACCCGGTGCCGGACGCGGCGCTGACGCTGATCGACCAACGCGGACACCAGGTTTCGCGGGCGACTGCCGACAGCGACGGCAACTATGCGATCGAACCGCCCGCGCCGGGCGGCTACGTGCTGATCGTCTCCGCGCACCGGCACCAGCCTGCCGCGGTGAACGTCACGGTGGTGGCGGGCGGCGCACAGCACGTCGAGGTCGCGCTGCGAGGGTCAGGGGAGTTGTCGGGTGTGGTGCGCACCGCGGCACGGGAGCCGGTGGCGCAGGCCACGATCACCGTGACCGATCCGCACGGCGAGGTGGTCGGGGTGGCGGTCAGCGCGGCGGATGGCGGATACGCCTGCAAGGGCGTGCAACCCGGCACCTACACCCTGGTGGCGGTCGCTGCGCGGATGCGGCCCACCGCGACGACGCTGACCGTACCGGAAAGCGGCCGTTTGCGTTTCGACGTCGAGCTCGCGCCGATGGCGATGCTGTGGGGCACGGTCCGTGCGGGCGGGCGCGCGGTGTACGACGCCAGGATTACGGTGCTCGACTGGTCCGGCGCGGTGGTCGGCGTCGCCCACACCGACGAGGACGGCCGCTACGCGGTCGCCGATCTCCCGGAGGGCGAATACACCGTTGAAGCCCGCGGCTACCCCTTGGTCACCGGCCAGGTCACGATCACCGGCAGCCAGGTCGACCACGACGTCCGTCTCGGCTTCGACATAGAAGAACCCGCCCAGATGTCGTGA
- a CDS encoding IS5 family transposase (programmed frameshift), whose protein sequence is MVAVATVVGDRYRVLTDKQWELLELLLPKSDGQVGRNFANNRLVVEGMLFRLRTGVPWRDLPEAFGPWQTVWKRHRRYAGDGTWDRVLVALTALADATGNLDWVVSVDSSIMRVHQHGANTSRGAARKPAARTRIYEPADHAIGRSRGGLTTKAHLATDGHGRGLAVLLTAGQAGDSPMMPAVLEAVAVPRLAGGPPRRNPDQVLADKAYSAASNRKFLRSRGIRSVIPERSDQIAHRKRRGRTGGRPPGFDPMAYKGRNVVERAFNKAKHWRGVATRYDKLAMTYRAGFVIALVVEWLRLLGDMT, encoded by the exons ATGGTCGCCGTGGCGACGGTGGTTGGTGATCGGTATCGGGTTCTGACGGATAAGCAGTGGGAACTGCTGGAGCTGTTGTTGCCGAAATCCGATGGCCAGGTAGGCCGTAACTTCGCCAACAATCGGCTGGTGGTGGAGGGGATGCTGTTCCGGTTGCGGACGGGGGTGCCGTGGAGGGACTTGCCGGAGGCGTTCGGTCCGTGGCAGACGGTGTGGAAGCGGCATCGCCGCTATGCCGGTGACGGGACCTGGGATCGAGTGCTGGTCGCGTTGACCGCGCTCGCGGACGCGACCGGGAATCTGGATTGGGTCGTGTCGGTGGATTCTTCGATCATGCGAGTTCATCAACACGGCGCGAACACCTCTCGTGG GGCGGCGAGGAAGCCGGCGGCCCGGACTCGGATTTACGAGCCCGCTGATCACGCCATCGGCCGGTCCCGAGGTGGGCTGACCACGAAAGCACATCTGGCCACCGACGGCCACGGCCGAGGTTTGGCGGTGTTGCTGACAGCGGGCCAAGCCGGTGATTCACCGATGATGCCTGCCGTGCTCGAGGCGGTCGCGGTGCCGCGCCTGGCCGGTGGCCCGCCACGACGCAACCCGGACCAGGTGCTCGCCGACAAGGCGTACTCCGCGGCAAGCAACCGGAAGTTCCTGCGCAGCAGAGGTATTCGCTCGGTTATTCCGGAACGCAGCGATCAGATCGCCCACCGTAAGCGGCGTGGTCGTACCGGTGGGCGACCGCCGGGGTTCGACCCGATGGCCTACAAGGGTCGCAACGTCGTCGAACGCGCCTTCAACAAGGCCAAACACTGGCGTGGCGTCGCCACCCGATACGACAAACTCGCCATGACCTACCGTGCGGGCTTCGTCATCGCGCTGGTGGTCGAGTGGCTCAGACTATTGGGAGACATGACCTAG
- a CDS encoding TetR/AcrR family transcriptional regulator, which yields MSGTAKKPRQPRMDLAVRRTQVLDAALGLVVRQGYSAVTMEAVARAAELAKPRVYAAYPGRGPLLAALFEREQQRAIDALGAAMPEFTEDADFAGTLAAAAHNMLHAAAEHPDGVRLLLAAADDAPPEVRAHAAQARQVALDNLRALIAWSRAREGGVAELDDDLLAESLLATGEHLVRQAVTNPDEYGAERLSRFVAQAVEILAAGRRAVG from the coding sequence GTGAGCGGGACCGCGAAGAAGCCGAGGCAGCCCAGGATGGACCTGGCCGTGCGCCGCACGCAGGTGCTCGACGCCGCGCTGGGACTGGTTGTCCGGCAAGGGTATTCGGCGGTAACCATGGAGGCGGTGGCCCGGGCCGCCGAACTGGCGAAACCCCGGGTGTACGCCGCCTATCCCGGGCGCGGCCCGCTGCTGGCCGCCTTGTTCGAACGGGAACAACAGCGCGCGATCGACGCACTCGGCGCCGCGATGCCCGAATTCACCGAGGACGCCGACTTCGCGGGGACGCTCGCCGCGGCGGCGCACAACATGCTGCATGCGGCGGCCGAGCATCCGGACGGCGTGCGCCTGCTACTGGCCGCCGCCGACGACGCGCCGCCGGAGGTGCGCGCGCACGCGGCACAGGCGCGTCAGGTGGCGTTGGACAATCTGCGCGCGCTCATCGCGTGGAGCCGGGCGCGCGAGGGCGGGGTCGCGGAGCTCGACGACGATCTGCTCGCCGAATCCCTGCTCGCGACCGGCGAGCACCTGGTCCGCCAGGCCGTGACGAATCCCGACGAGTACGGGGCAGAACGGTTGAGCCGGTTCGTGGCCCAGGCGGTCGAGATACTCGCGGCCGGTCGGCGCGCCGTCGGCTGA
- a CDS encoding glycosyltransferase, translated as MRVLLTTWGSRGDVEPLAGLAVALRELGAEAIVCAPPDEEFARLLDRAGVPLVPLGPTVHSIVANPKPPTAQDAFQLAPALVAARFETLMAAGAECDALLATGLMPAGARDVAEKLGIPYVLACFHLIGLPSRQFPPGRRPGTPSPEGETDIRVLWRQDAERVNALYGPALNEHRAALGMAPVDNVRDYVFTDRPWLAADETLCPSAGRTELDVVQTGAWILPDNRPLPAELEAFLNAGAPPVYVGFGSMASHTAADVARVGIEAVRAQGRRILLARGWAKLAPIDDDGDCFVLDDVNQQALFPRVAAVVHHGGAGTTTTAARAGAPQVIVPHIADQPFWGARMAELGIGVAHDGSTPTVDSLSAALATALDPGMRTRAAAVAADIRGDGATVAAKLLIDLAGQQNRS; from the coding sequence GTGCGTGTGCTGCTGACGACGTGGGGATCGCGCGGGGACGTCGAACCGCTGGCGGGGCTGGCCGTCGCGTTGCGGGAACTCGGGGCGGAGGCGATTGTCTGCGCGCCGCCGGACGAGGAGTTCGCGAGACTGCTCGACCGGGCGGGTGTCCCGCTGGTACCGCTGGGCCCGACGGTGCACTCGATCGTCGCCAATCCGAAGCCGCCGACCGCGCAGGACGCGTTCCAGCTTGCGCCCGCGCTGGTGGCCGCGCGATTCGAGACGCTCATGGCGGCGGGTGCGGAGTGTGACGCGCTGCTGGCGACCGGCCTGATGCCGGCGGGTGCGCGGGACGTGGCCGAAAAGCTGGGCATCCCTTATGTTCTCGCGTGCTTCCACCTGATCGGACTGCCGTCGAGGCAGTTCCCGCCGGGGCGGCGGCCCGGCACGCCATCTCCAGAGGGAGAGACCGATATTCGGGTGCTGTGGCGCCAGGACGCGGAGCGGGTGAACGCGCTCTACGGTCCCGCGCTCAACGAGCATCGCGCGGCGCTCGGAATGGCGCCGGTGGACAACGTCCGCGACTACGTGTTCACCGACCGGCCGTGGCTCGCGGCCGACGAGACGCTGTGTCCCTCGGCGGGCCGGACCGAACTCGACGTCGTGCAGACCGGAGCCTGGATTCTGCCCGACAATCGCCCGCTCCCGGCCGAATTGGAAGCATTCCTGAATGCCGGTGCGCCGCCGGTGTACGTGGGCTTCGGCAGCATGGCGTCGCACACCGCGGCCGATGTCGCCCGGGTCGGCATCGAGGCGGTGCGCGCGCAGGGCCGTCGAATCCTGTTGGCCCGCGGATGGGCGAAGCTCGCCCCGATCGACGACGACGGCGACTGCTTCGTGCTCGATGATGTCAACCAGCAGGCGCTGTTTCCCCGGGTGGCCGCCGTCGTCCATCACGGCGGCGCGGGTACCACCACGACGGCGGCCCGCGCGGGTGCGCCCCAGGTGATCGTGCCGCACATCGCCGACCAGCCGTTCTGGGGCGCGCGGATGGCCGAACTCGGCATCGGTGTGGCGCACGACGGTTCGACGCCGACGGTGGACTCGCTGTCCGCCGCGCTGGCCACCGCGTTGGACCCCGGCATGCGAACCCGTGCCGCCGCCGTCGCCGCGGATATCCGTGGTGACGGCGCGACGGTCGCGGCGAAGCTGCTGATCGATCTGGCGGGTCAGCAGAACCGTTCGTAG
- a CDS encoding agmatine deiminase family protein, which produces MSWMMPAETAPQERIWMAFPPLGASVFATAESAHEAREAWARVAHEILEFEPVTMVVDPADRQAARKYLSDMVEVFEAPLDDAWMRDIGPSFVHDADTGALGAVDWVFNGWGQQDWAKWARDSAIGATVGRAAGARIVDSKLVNEGGGIQVDGLGTVLVTETVQLDPMRNPGLDKAAVEAELARTIGARHVIWLPRGLTRDNAQHGTRGHVDIVAAIPAPGVLLVHAQLDTAHPDWAVTRELLGLLRETTDADGRSWDIVEVPAPQVLRDADDWVDYSYINHLVVNDGVIACGFGDPNDSVAAAILAEVYPGRQVRTVDAREIFARGGGIHCITQQQPRGFG; this is translated from the coding sequence ATGAGCTGGATGATGCCGGCGGAAACGGCACCGCAGGAGCGTATTTGGATGGCGTTCCCGCCGCTGGGCGCGAGCGTGTTCGCCACGGCGGAGTCCGCGCACGAGGCGCGGGAGGCCTGGGCCCGGGTGGCGCACGAGATTCTCGAGTTCGAACCCGTCACGATGGTCGTTGACCCCGCCGATCGGCAGGCGGCTCGAAAATATCTGTCCGACATGGTCGAGGTGTTCGAGGCGCCGCTCGACGACGCGTGGATGCGCGATATCGGCCCCTCCTTCGTGCACGACGCGGACACCGGCGCGCTTGGCGCGGTGGACTGGGTATTCAACGGGTGGGGGCAGCAGGACTGGGCGAAGTGGGCGCGCGACAGTGCGATCGGCGCGACGGTCGGCCGGGCGGCGGGCGCGCGAATCGTGGACTCGAAGCTGGTCAACGAGGGCGGCGGCATCCAGGTCGACGGACTCGGTACCGTACTGGTCACCGAGACAGTGCAACTCGACCCGATGCGTAATCCGGGACTCGACAAGGCCGCGGTGGAGGCCGAACTGGCGCGCACCATCGGCGCCCGGCACGTCATTTGGTTACCGCGCGGCCTGACCAGGGACAACGCTCAGCACGGCACCCGAGGCCACGTCGACATCGTCGCCGCGATTCCGGCGCCGGGCGTGCTGCTCGTGCACGCCCAGCTCGACACCGCGCATCCGGACTGGGCGGTGACCCGGGAACTGCTGGGTCTGCTGCGGGAGACCACCGACGCGGACGGCCGCTCCTGGGATATCGTCGAAGTGCCCGCGCCGCAGGTGCTTCGCGATGCCGACGACTGGGTCGACTACAGCTACATCAATCACCTCGTCGTCAACGACGGCGTAATCGCCTGCGGCTTCGGCGATCCCAACGACAGCGTGGCCGCCGCCATTCTCGCCGAGGTGTATCCGGGCCGCCAGGTGCGCACCGTGGACGCCAGGGAGATCTTCGCCCGCGGCGGTGGCATCCACTGCATCACCCAGCAGCAGCCGAGGGGGTTCGGCTGA
- a CDS encoding purine-cytosine permease family protein yields MKEHVDLTSDRVGRIEQAGVEYLPEAARDSSPWNVAAVFLGSGFTWTAVIYGWLAIQLGLSFWQALPALLIGGLLGVLVVLPTALIGPRTGTNMTVASGAEFGIRGRFIGSGLALATAVVFGAITVWTSGDALVAAGARMFGTSEAGWVRGIAYGVIGAAMVAIALFGHATIVAAQKIIVPVVGVLMLAGVFAFAGRFDGGVGSGEYALGGFAQTWVLAVVISASGPISYATTIGDYTRRVSHRRYRDRHIAGALGLGLYFGGVIPASFGAFTASALSTDTGSYASDLVAAAPLWFTFGIVVISILGGLGQGVLCIYGSGLDLEGVFPRLLRVQTTMMTAALVIALLYVGVFVFDAVDSVSAVAVILNAVVTPWVVIMVIGALRRRVGGYDVLDLQTFAQGRTGGRYWYTGGWHLAAVVAWAAGAVVGVLAIHTTVYTGPIASIADGIDISMFGSGLVAAAVYLVAVRLWENSTVSLPPVVSELNEA; encoded by the coding sequence ATGAAAGAGCATGTGGACCTGACCAGTGATCGGGTCGGTCGGATCGAGCAAGCGGGCGTCGAATATCTGCCTGAGGCGGCGCGTGATTCGTCGCCGTGGAATGTGGCGGCGGTATTCCTGGGGAGCGGATTCACCTGGACCGCGGTGATCTATGGTTGGCTGGCGATTCAACTCGGACTCTCGTTCTGGCAGGCGCTACCGGCGTTGCTGATCGGTGGTCTCCTCGGTGTCCTCGTGGTGCTGCCGACCGCGCTGATCGGGCCGCGCACCGGGACGAACATGACGGTGGCCAGCGGCGCCGAATTCGGCATCCGCGGGCGCTTCATCGGCTCGGGGCTGGCGCTGGCGACCGCCGTCGTCTTCGGCGCGATCACGGTGTGGACCAGCGGGGACGCCCTGGTCGCCGCGGGCGCCCGGATGTTCGGGACGTCAGAGGCGGGATGGGTGCGCGGCATCGCCTACGGTGTGATCGGCGCCGCGATGGTCGCCATCGCCCTGTTCGGGCACGCCACAATCGTTGCGGCGCAAAAGATCATCGTTCCGGTGGTCGGCGTGTTGATGCTCGCCGGGGTCTTCGCCTTCGCGGGACGATTCGACGGGGGCGTGGGATCGGGGGAGTACGCCCTCGGCGGCTTCGCCCAGACCTGGGTGCTGGCCGTGGTGATCTCCGCGTCCGGGCCGATCTCCTATGCGACCACCATCGGTGACTACACCCGAAGGGTGTCGCACCGGCGCTACCGCGACCGCCATATCGCGGGCGCGCTCGGGCTCGGGCTGTACTTCGGCGGCGTCATCCCGGCGAGCTTCGGCGCGTTCACCGCGTCGGCGCTGTCGACCGACACCGGTTCCTACGCCAGCGATCTCGTCGCGGCGGCGCCGCTGTGGTTCACCTTCGGGATCGTGGTGATCTCGATCCTCGGCGGCCTCGGGCAGGGCGTGCTGTGCATCTACGGGAGCGGTCTCGATCTGGAGGGCGTGTTCCCCCGGTTGCTGCGCGTGCAGACCACGATGATGACCGCCGCGTTGGTCATCGCGCTGCTCTATGTCGGGGTCTTCGTCTTCGACGCGGTCGATTCGGTGAGCGCGGTCGCGGTGATCCTGAACGCCGTGGTCACCCCCTGGGTGGTGATCATGGTGATCGGCGCGTTGCGTCGTCGCGTCGGCGGCTACGACGTGCTGGATCTGCAGACCTTCGCGCAGGGGCGAACCGGCGGCCGCTACTGGTACACCGGTGGCTGGCATCTCGCCGCGGTGGTGGCCTGGGCGGCGGGTGCGGTCGTCGGCGTACTCGCGATCCACACCACGGTGTACACCGGCCCGATCGCCTCGATCGCGGACGGCATCGACATCAGCATGTTCGGTTCCGGTCTGGTCGCGGCGGCGGTTTACCTTGTCGCGGTACGCCTTTGGGAAAATTCGACGGTATCGCTGCCACCGGTGGTTTCCGAACTCAACGAGGCTTGA
- a CDS encoding glycoside hydrolase family 76 protein codes for MDRRSAGISRRRVLLVAGASIALTTVTPPTRAVAITGSVSTRPEAPAGRADLAEQAIASRHVRALWGHPHLRLGTLVWPSSLLDQSFARWCYWWQAHLLDCAVDAAARARTPERVERVLALARGIRTRNITGWTNRYYDDMSWLALALERAERLLGLRFDEAIGELTADLIGGWNPAVGALPWRSGDEYYNTPAIGPAGIALARTGELTRATRLAEFLHTRLRDSATGLILDGVHEPGGRVERTPHTYCQGVAIGLDTELATRTGESKYHRRATTLIDAVADRLTDEGVIAASAADDSGLFMGILARYLAEAALALNDSTAAQIVHASAQAAWRHRAEVDGLPLFGVDWTRPVPEPTHPPTLPQLMSTPADTPANLSRDLSVQLSAWMLLEADHRLSAAGR; via the coding sequence ATGGATCGCCGAAGTGCGGGGATCAGCAGGCGCCGCGTGCTGCTGGTGGCGGGCGCCTCGATCGCGCTGACCACCGTCACCCCGCCGACCAGGGCGGTGGCGATCACCGGCAGCGTGTCCACCCGTCCGGAAGCGCCGGCCGGGCGCGCCGATCTCGCGGAGCAGGCGATCGCCTCGCGCCACGTACGCGCCCTCTGGGGGCACCCGCACCTGCGGCTCGGCACGCTCGTGTGGCCGTCGTCGCTGCTCGATCAGTCGTTCGCGCGCTGGTGCTACTGGTGGCAGGCGCACCTGTTGGACTGTGCGGTCGACGCTGCGGCGCGCGCTCGCACCCCCGAACGCGTCGAACGGGTCCTCGCCCTCGCTCGCGGCATCCGGACCCGCAATATCACCGGCTGGACCAACCGTTACTACGACGACATGTCCTGGCTGGCACTGGCTCTCGAACGCGCCGAGCGCCTGCTCGGTCTCCGGTTCGACGAGGCGATCGGCGAATTGACGGCCGACCTCATCGGCGGCTGGAATCCGGCGGTCGGCGCGCTGCCCTGGCGTTCGGGCGACGAGTACTACAACACGCCCGCGATAGGTCCGGCCGGCATCGCGCTGGCTCGAACGGGCGAGCTGACGCGCGCCACGCGGCTCGCCGAGTTCCTGCACACCCGGCTGCGCGACAGCGCCACCGGACTGATCCTGGACGGTGTGCACGAGCCGGGCGGCCGGGTCGAGCGCACGCCGCACACCTACTGCCAGGGTGTAGCGATCGGCCTGGACACCGAATTGGCAACGCGCACCGGAGAATCCAAGTACCACCGACGCGCAACCACGCTCATCGACGCGGTCGCGGACCGGCTCACCGACGAGGGGGTGATCGCCGCCTCCGCCGCCGACGACTCCGGCCTGTTCATGGGCATCCTGGCCCGCTACCTCGCCGAAGCCGCACTCGCACTGAATGATTCGACCGCCGCACAGATCGTGCACGCCTCGGCGCAGGCGGCCTGGCGCCATCGCGCCGAAGTCGACGGACTCCCACTCTTCGGCGTCGACTGGACCCGCCCCGTACCGGAACCCACGCACCCACCGACGCTGCCGCAACTGATGTCCACCCCGGCCGACACCCCCGCGAACCTCAGCCGGGACCTCTCGGTCCAGCTCAGCGCCTGGATGCTCTTGGAAGCCGATCACCGCCTCAGCGCCGCCGGTCGCTGA
- a CDS encoding nitrilase-related carbon-nitrogen hydrolase, with translation MTEQTFEVTTAPTPPLSYARVAPSSRPPVRVAVVQHRWLPDAAALRAALHEGIGLAAAEGARAVFLPELTLSRYPADVRAAANPGAAAEDLTTGPTFTFAAAAARAHGVAVHASLYEKATGPDGLGFNTAILVSPEGELIGRTRKLHIPISDGYYEDTYFRPGPAEDAYPIYRPAALDGAAVGLPTCWDQWFPELARMYSLGGAEILVYPTAIGSEPSFPGFDTQPLWQQVIIGNAITAGTFMIVPNRFGDEGGVTFYGSSFIADPYGRVLVQAPRDRAAVLVADLDLDQRKDWLDLFPFLTTRRPDTYDRLTDPVDPENAYGASHVESRAS, from the coding sequence ATGACCGAGCAGACATTCGAGGTAACGACCGCGCCGACACCGCCGCTGTCCTACGCGCGCGTCGCGCCGAGCAGTCGCCCGCCGGTGCGGGTCGCAGTGGTGCAGCACCGGTGGCTTCCGGACGCGGCGGCGCTGCGCGCCGCACTGCACGAGGGCATCGGCCTGGCCGCCGCCGAGGGCGCGCGGGCGGTGTTCCTACCGGAACTGACGCTGTCGCGCTATCCCGCCGACGTGCGGGCGGCGGCGAATCCCGGTGCGGCGGCCGAGGATCTGACGACGGGGCCGACGTTCACCTTCGCCGCCGCCGCGGCCCGCGCACACGGCGTCGCGGTGCACGCCTCGCTGTACGAGAAGGCGACCGGCCCGGATGGACTCGGCTTCAACACCGCGATCCTGGTTTCCCCGGAAGGCGAACTGATCGGCCGGACCCGCAAGCTGCACATCCCGATCAGCGACGGCTACTACGAGGACACCTACTTTCGCCCCGGTCCGGCCGAGGATGCCTACCCGATCTATCGCCCCGCCGCGTTGGACGGCGCCGCCGTCGGCCTGCCGACCTGCTGGGACCAGTGGTTTCCCGAACTGGCCCGGATGTATTCGCTCGGCGGTGCGGAAATCCTGGTGTACCCCACCGCGATCGGGTCCGAACCCTCGTTCCCCGGCTTCGACACCCAACCGCTGTGGCAGCAGGTGATCATCGGAAACGCCATCACCGCGGGCACTTTCATGATCGTGCCGAATCGGTTCGGCGACGAGGGCGGCGTCACCTTCTACGGGTCATCGTTCATCGCCGACCCGTACGGGCGAGTGCTCGTCCAAGCGCCGCGGGACCGGGCCGCGGTCTTGGTCGCCGATCTGGATCTGGACCAGCGCAAGGATTGGCTCGACCTGTTCCCGTTCCTCACCACGCGGCGCCCCGATACCTACGACCGCCTCACCGACCCGGTCGATCCGGAGAATGCCTACGGTGCGAGTCACGTCGAGAGCAGGGCGTCATGA
- a CDS encoding TetR/AcrR family transcriptional regulator: MASRREAILRASAKAIAERGVRGLRVHDVAEVAGVSPGLLYYYFKDRDGLLAAALTYINDRARESGTASEGSDSPLERLHAHALADIQDVPEVFENALVWHELRASAVFEAPLREPLAATSRQWDAEIADAIRVAQAAGDLAGGIDPKAMGLIVTALTDGLSARWLSGELSTEQARAHLSLALSALLPAAERAPADGGAVRSGRRAGNI, translated from the coding sequence ATGGCGAGCCGACGCGAAGCGATCCTGCGGGCCAGCGCCAAGGCGATCGCCGAGCGCGGCGTGCGCGGGTTGCGCGTGCACGATGTCGCCGAGGTCGCGGGCGTCTCGCCCGGTCTGCTCTATTACTACTTCAAGGATCGCGACGGTCTGCTCGCCGCCGCGCTGACCTACATCAACGACCGGGCGCGCGAATCCGGCACCGCCAGTGAGGGATCGGATTCGCCGCTGGAGCGGCTGCACGCGCACGCGCTGGCCGATATCCAGGACGTGCCCGAGGTGTTCGAGAACGCGTTGGTCTGGCACGAATTACGGGCGTCGGCGGTCTTCGAGGCGCCGCTGCGCGAGCCGCTCGCCGCGACCTCGCGGCAGTGGGACGCGGAGATCGCCGACGCGATCCGGGTGGCCCAGGCCGCCGGAGACTTGGCGGGCGGCATCGATCCGAAAGCCATGGGCCTCATCGTCACCGCGTTGACCGACGGTCTGTCCGCGCGCTGGCTCTCCGGTGAACTCAGCACGGAGCAGGCGCGGGCGCATCTGTCGCTCGCGTTGTCGGCACTGTTGCCCGCGGCCGAACGCGCGCCGGCGGACGGGGGAGCGGTGCGGTCCGGGCGGCGCGCCGGGAACATATGA